In a single window of the Lates calcarifer isolate ASB-BC8 linkage group LG1, TLL_Latcal_v3, whole genome shotgun sequence genome:
- the LOC108887682 gene encoding C-X-C chemokine receptor type 2, with amino-acid sequence MTDPNTSSFIDDFSSIYDELNFTYNYTEFIVNPETQPCDAFSLPDAVTVLVCTFYVIIFLLAIPGNLIVGLVLGLNKQSLPPSDLYLLHLAVADLLLAVTLPFWAVSVTQGWVFGDTMCKIITILQELSFYSSILFLTCISVDRYMVIVRAMDARRANRQLVSWGVCAAVWAVGVFLSLPGLFNSSFSSGNSSHTVCTERYDPSSADEWRLATRVLRHALGFVIPLAVMLPCYGVTIQRLLHIRGGFQRQRAMRVIVVVVAAFLLCWTPYHIAVMTDSFFRAKIVPYKCPARMAVDRAMFATQSLGLLHSCVNPVLYAFVGEKFRRRLQQIMRKIGILERASVTRTSRSSLSSEITSTFM; translated from the exons ATGACTG ATCCAAACACATCCTCCTTTATCGATGACTTTAGCTCTATTTATGATGAGCTCAACTTCACCTATAACTACACAGAGTTCATCGTTAACCCTGAAACGCAGCCCTGCGACGCCTTCTCCCTCCCAGACGCAGTGACAGTTTTAGTCTGTACGTTTTACGTCATCATCTTTTTGTTGGCTATTCCCGGGAATCTGATCGTGGGTCTGGTGCTCGGCCTTAACAAGCAGTCGCTGCCTCCCTCTGACCTCTACCTGCTCCACCTGGCGGTGGCCGACCTCCTGCTGGCCGTCACCCTCCCGTTCTGGGCCGTCTCTGTCACGCAGGGCTGGGTGTTTGGAGACACCATGTGCAAAATAATCACCATCCTCCAAGAGCTGAGCTTCTACTCCAGCATCCTCTTCCTGACTTGCATCAGTGTGGACCGTTACATGGTGATTGTGCGAGCTATGGATGCCCGCAGGGCCAACAGGCAGCTGGTCAGCTGGGGGGTTTGTGCTGCTGTCTGGGCTGTTGGggtgtttttgtctctgccaGGGCTCTTCaattcctctttctcctctggaAACTCCAGTCACACAGTGTGTACTGAGCGGTACGATCCCAGCAGTGCTGATGAGTGGCGGCTGGCCACCAGAGTCCTTCGCCACGCTTTGGGTTTTGTTATCCCCTTGGCCGTCATGCTGCCCTGTTATGGAGTAACCATCCAGCGCCTCCTTCACATCCGTGGGGGGTTTCAGCGGCAGCGAGCCATGAGAGTGATTGTGGTCGTGGTGGCTGCCTTTCTGCTCTGTTGGACGCCCTACCACATCGCAGTGATGACAGACTCCTTTTTCAGGGCGAAGATCGTGCCCTACAAGTGTCCGGCAAGGATGGCGGTGGATCGGGCCATGTTCGCCACCCAGAGCCTGGGCCTGCTCCACAGCTGCGTCAACCCGGTGCTGTACGCCTTCGTGGGAGAGAAGTTCAggaggaggctgcagcagaTCATGAGGAAGATAGGAATCCTGGAGAGGGCATCAGTGACGAGAACCAGCAGGTCCTCACTGTCATCAGAAATCACATCCACATTCATGTGA
- the nabp1a gene encoding SOSS complex subunit B2 isoform X1, which produces MATPSNETLFLIKDVKPGSKNLNIVFIVLEIGRVTKTKDGHEVRSCKVADKSGSIAISVWDELGSLIQPGDIIKLTRGYASIWKGCLTLYTGRGGDLQKIGEFCMVYSEVPNFSEPNPELLAQANQQNKSGKPDQNQRGNSPPNQNSGTSAPPGNGAMPPFANNNNPPSGAPRDPAFGNVGRPNGRSPGNGAPPVSVSGPPAAAKSSVTISNGRDPRRAKR; this is translated from the exons ATGGCAACCCCCTCAAACGAGACCTTGTTTCTGATCAAGGATGTTAAGCCCGGGTCGAAAAATTTGAATATCGTATTCATCGTTTTGGAAATAG GACGAGTAACCAAAACGAAAGATGGTCATGAGGTGCGCTCGTGCAAGGTGGCCGACAAGAGCGGGAGTATTGCCATCTCTGTTTGGGATGAACTCGGCAGCCTTATCCAGCCAGGGGACATCATCAAGCTGACCAGAGG CTATGCATCCATATGGAAAGGGTGCCTAACCCTATACACTGGAAGAGGAGGGGATCTACAGAAGATTGGAGA GTTCTGCATGGTGTATTCAGAAGTGCCCAACTTCAGTGAACCAAACCCAGAGCTGCTAGCCCAAGCTAACCAGCAGAACAAGTCT GGGAAACCAGACCAGAATCAGAGGGGGAACTCTCCACCCAATCAGAATTCAGGTACATCTGCCCCACCAG GTAATGGTGCCATGCCGCCATttgccaacaacaacaacccacCCTCTGGGGCACCCCGTGACCCTGCGTTTGGCAATGTCGGGCGACCCAACGGTCGGTCGCCCGGCAACGGAGCGcctcctgtttctgtttctggacCCCCAGCAGCTGCAAAGTCCTCAGTTACCATTAGCAACGGCAGGGACCCACGCCGTGCCAAGAGATGA
- the nabp1a gene encoding SOSS complex subunit B2 isoform X2 has translation MATPSNETLFLIKDVKPGSKNLNIVFIVLEIGRVTKTKDGHEVRSCKVADKSGSIAISVWDELGSLIQPGDIIKLTRGYASIWKGCLTLYTGRGGDLQKIGEFCMVYSEVPNFSEPNPELLAQANQQNKSGKPDQNQRGNSPPNQNSGNGAMPPFANNNNPPSGAPRDPAFGNVGRPNGRSPGNGAPPVSVSGPPAAAKSSVTISNGRDPRRAKR, from the exons ATGGCAACCCCCTCAAACGAGACCTTGTTTCTGATCAAGGATGTTAAGCCCGGGTCGAAAAATTTGAATATCGTATTCATCGTTTTGGAAATAG GACGAGTAACCAAAACGAAAGATGGTCATGAGGTGCGCTCGTGCAAGGTGGCCGACAAGAGCGGGAGTATTGCCATCTCTGTTTGGGATGAACTCGGCAGCCTTATCCAGCCAGGGGACATCATCAAGCTGACCAGAGG CTATGCATCCATATGGAAAGGGTGCCTAACCCTATACACTGGAAGAGGAGGGGATCTACAGAAGATTGGAGA GTTCTGCATGGTGTATTCAGAAGTGCCCAACTTCAGTGAACCAAACCCAGAGCTGCTAGCCCAAGCTAACCAGCAGAACAAGTCT GGGAAACCAGACCAGAATCAGAGGGGGAACTCTCCACCCAATCAGAATTCAG GTAATGGTGCCATGCCGCCATttgccaacaacaacaacccacCCTCTGGGGCACCCCGTGACCCTGCGTTTGGCAATGTCGGGCGACCCAACGGTCGGTCGCCCGGCAACGGAGCGcctcctgtttctgtttctggacCCCCAGCAGCTGCAAAGTCCTCAGTTACCATTAGCAACGGCAGGGACCCACGCCGTGCCAAGAGATGA
- the cavin2a gene encoding caveolae-associated protein 2a, giving the protein MEDDGSHAEPGSVSGSTHTIPQQQQPQPENAEILIPSFSPSSAPSSPTPTGTLSRLGFKSPTSPSAVAPGSPVDRGQVSAITVVALLDKLVNMLEAVQDNQQRMEQRQADLEGAVRVVQGDVTRLSKTHISTSNSVSKLLERSRKVSGHLKDVKERLDKQGVQVKKLEANHNHLLKRNHFKVLIFQEDNEIPSSVLVKDSLKTPQPSQYDAESTQPTPSIAGSVDGRGQDEGLQTISLSSDDDDDLGAPREEDEMLEGEAGIGTTRTFERRADRFKRSSLKKVDSLKKAFSRQSIEKKMTQITTKIVPPEKREKLKKSLTPNHPKSPTAKSSSFKVSPMTFNVKKVRDGEGSTHDMTSPGAEAHVEIPPLGSLDGEIPLAEVHTHEGVVEEIQEMLSPSTPDSIKAELAINGEAPSIECEINGDRSAGLAVPEHVEDVGEEEDDDEEEEEEKHMSPVETAADAQIPTATAAVEQVS; this is encoded by the exons ATGGAAGATGACGGGTCCCACGCCGAGCCCGGCAGCGTGTCGGGCAGCACCCACACCAtcccgcagcagcagcagccgcagccGGAGAACGCGGAGATCCTGATCCCGAGCTTCAGCCCGTCCTCCGCCCCGTCCTCCCCGACCCCGACGGGCACCCTCTCCCGGCTCGGCTTCAAGAGTCCCACCAGCCCGTCCGCGGTCGCGCCGGGCAGCCCCGTCGACCGCGGCCAGGTGAGCGCCATCACGGTGGTGGCGCTGCTGGACAAGCTGGTGAACATGCTGGAGGCGGTGCAGGACAACCAGCAGCGGATGGAGCAGCGGCAGGCCGACCTGGAGGGCGCCGTCCGGGTCGTGCAGGGGGACGTGACCCGCCTGTCCAAGACCCACATCAGCACCTCCAACAGCGTCAGCAAGCTGCTCGAGCGCTCCCGCAAAGTCAGCGGCCACCTGAAGGACGTGAAGGAGCGCCTGGACAAACAGGGGGTCCAGGTGAAGAAGCTGGAGGCGAACCACAACCACCTGCTGAAGAGGAACCACTTCAAAGTGCTCATCTTCCAG gaagaCAATGAGATCCCCTCCAGCGTTTTAGTCAAGGACTCCCTCAAGACCCCACAACCAAGCCAGTATGATGCAGAATCCACCCAGCCTACTCCATCTATTGCAGGCTCCGTTGATGGCCGTGGCCAAGATGAAGGTCTTCAGACCATTAGCCTGTCCTCAGATGACGATGATGACCTTGGAGCACCCCGGGAGGAAGACGAGATGCTGGAGGGTGAGGCTGGAATTGGCACAACCCGCACATTTGAGAGGAGGGCCGACAGATTCAAACGCTCAAGCCTGAAGAAGGTCGATAGTCTCAAGAAGGCCTTCTCGCGCCAGAGCATTGAGAAGAAGATGACCCAGATCACCACCAAGATTGTGCCGCCAGAGAAGCGTGAGAAACTTAAGAAGAGCCTCACCCCTAACCACCCCAAGAGCCCAACGGCCAAGTCCTCCTCGTTCAAGGTATCTCCCATGACCTTCAACGTAAAGAAGGTCAGAGATGGGGAGGGTTCCACACACGACATGACCTCGCCTGGGGCAGAAGCTCATGTGGAGATTCCTCCTCTGGGAAGCTTGGATGGTGAGATTCCCTTGGCAGAGGTGCATACCCACGAAGGTGTTGTGGAGGAGATTCAAGAGATGCTGAGTCCCTCCACCCCAGACAGCATTAAGGCAGAGCTAGCAATCAATGGAGAGGCACCAAGCATTGAGTGTGAGATCAATGGTGATCGTTCTGCTGGCCTGGCAGTGCCAGAGCATGTTGAAGATGTTGGTGAGGAAGAAGACGAtgacgaagaagaagaagaagagaaacacatgAGCCCTGttgagacagcagcagatgcCCAGATCCCCACGGCAACAGCTGCTGTGGAGCAAGTGTCTTAA